The Epilithonimonas zeae genome contains a region encoding:
- a CDS encoding carbohydrate-binding protein: MNLKNTDFLKSILSLLFFALFFSCVEEEIREVTLYDKPHTEASASRTDIKFGEAVDFKSTSFKHLTTTWTFAGGSPSSSVNPDATVVYNNPGTYDAKLVVKYIDNTVETKLFKIIVKGIDPPLPYGGTAIAIPGTIEAENYNLGGEGIAYHDTEEQNLAVQNGSPRYRTDDGVDVQMGNNITNISYTEAGEWTNYTITVPATGIYDFDFRVASGDTAGGKSIKLQLVNPNTGVATDLGQTGNFPNTGSYNTYISKNVTGVNLTEGKNTFRVLFTGSNTNLDKINIKVSVPPPPIDGVGIFTEKDIVSSNPGIAPPPNGGNMAITIVTTNTNHGNKALFYHFDPTGNGSPQNGFALSHMDLTVSPYNATAYNYLNVAVKSSTPKKVRIRLNTNSGNYWVTLNPGNPAYGMLWDGQWHELVIPFSQLLRDGNGAALSTVAAAKSSIKQFTIRTDDSDYSTAPNSFDYYIDDIYFTVN; this comes from the coding sequence GTACTGATATTAAATTTGGAGAAGCTGTAGATTTTAAAAGTACCTCTTTTAAACATCTTACGACAACCTGGACATTTGCGGGTGGTAGCCCTTCTTCATCCGTCAATCCTGATGCTACAGTTGTTTACAATAACCCTGGAACCTATGATGCAAAATTGGTCGTAAAATATATTGATAATACAGTCGAGACAAAATTGTTTAAAATCATTGTTAAAGGTATCGACCCGCCTTTGCCGTATGGAGGGACTGCAATTGCCATTCCTGGTACGATTGAAGCAGAGAATTACAATCTTGGCGGTGAAGGCATTGCTTATCACGACACAGAGGAGCAAAACCTTGCTGTACAGAACGGAAGTCCGCGCTATAGAACAGACGATGGTGTGGATGTTCAGATGGGAAATAACATCACTAATATCAGTTACACAGAAGCTGGGGAATGGACCAATTACACGATCACTGTTCCTGCTACAGGAATTTATGATTTCGATTTCCGTGTAGCATCGGGCGATACTGCTGGAGGAAAATCTATTAAACTTCAGCTGGTAAATCCTAATACGGGCGTTGCAACTGATCTAGGACAGACAGGCAATTTTCCAAATACAGGAAGCTATAATACCTATATTTCCAAAAATGTAACTGGAGTTAATTTGACAGAGGGAAAAAACACATTTCGCGTCTTATTCACAGGTTCTAATACCAATCTGGATAAGATAAACATTAAAGTGAGTGTTCCACCTCCACCAATCGACGGTGTTGGGATTTTCACAGAAAAAGATATAGTGAGTTCAAATCCTGGCATAGCACCACCGCCAAATGGAGGAAATATGGCTATCACAATTGTTACCACTAATACTAATCATGGTAACAAGGCATTGTTTTACCATTTTGATCCTACAGGAAATGGAAGCCCACAGAACGGATTTGCCCTTTCACATATGGATCTGACTGTTTCTCCTTATAATGCAACAGCTTACAACTATTTGAATGTTGCTGTAAAATCCAGCACACCAAAAAAAGTAAGAATTAGACTGAATACCAATTCCGGAAATTATTGGGTGACACTGAATCCAGGAAATCCTGCTTACGGAATGTTGTGGGATGGACAATGGCACGAATTGGTAATTCCTTTTTCCCAACTTCTGAGAGATGGTAATGGTGCGGCTCTTTCTACCGTAGCTGCGGCTAAATCAAGCATCAAACAATTTACAATACGTACCGACGATAGTGATTACAGTACTGCACCAAATTCTTTCGACTATTATATTGATGATATTTATTTTACTGTAAATTAA